The proteins below come from a single Papaver somniferum cultivar HN1 chromosome 11, ASM357369v1, whole genome shotgun sequence genomic window:
- the LOC113323224 gene encoding reticulon-like protein B12, translating into MDCKMNSSPDRLFGRQRTIHELLGAGFIADIILWRRQNLTSGLLLVTFAVWVVFEKSGYTLLSLVSSVLLLLVIIFFVWAKSASILNRPPPPLPELHISEEVMNEAAAIIRSRVNAFSSVSLDIALGKNSDLFFKVAGALLLLSIIGGWTDFLTLGYTSLFLVLTVPALYEKYENQIDRYAMIGCRSLQRLYMKLDMKCFSKIRELVLEIKKLD; encoded by the exons ATGGATTGTAAGATGAATTCTTCGCCGGATCGATTGTTTGGTAGACAAAGGACTATACATGAGCTTCTAGGTGCAGGATTCA TTGCAGACATAATCCTATGGAGGCGGCAAAATCTAACTTCTGGATTATTGTTGGTGACATTTGCTGTGTGGGTAGTGTTCGAAAAATCGGGCTATACTCTATTATCGCTGGTGTCTAGTGTTCTTCTTCTACTGGTTATCATTTTCTTTGTCTGGGCAAAATCTGCTTCCATTCTCAACAG ACCACCTCCACCATTACCAGAATTACATATTTCAGAAGAAGTTATGAATGAAGCAGCAGCTATAATACGAAGTCGGGTAAATGCATTTTCTTCTGTTTCTTTGGATATTGCACTAGGGAAGAACTCGGACCTGTTTTTTAAAGTGGCTGGAGCTCTCCTGCTGCTTTCGATCATTGGTGGCTGGACAGATTTTCTGACGTTGGGCTACACCA GTCTTTTTTTGGTTCTCACGGTACCCGCATTGTATGAGAAATATGAAAATCAAATAGACAGATATGCTATGATAGGATGCAGGTCATTGCAGCGATTGTACATGAAGCTGGATATGAAGTGCTTCAGCAAAATCAGAGAATTGGTATTAGAGATTAAAAAACTAGACTGA